Proteins from a genomic interval of Denticeps clupeoides chromosome 20, fDenClu1.1, whole genome shotgun sequence:
- the LOC114770182 gene encoding class I histocompatibility antigen, F10 alpha chain-like isoform X4 → MQLADLSSVFVVKVKLSFNLNSRGCYVMWKILLFGFCVFSATAIQQIPERHSLYYVYTALSKPVAAPGIFEFVAMGLLDDRQIDYYNSRDQVKVPKQDWMEERNTNDYWIKGTQSRRSKEQWFKVNINILMGRMMQNNSDIHVLQWRHGCEIEPRADGKPKFMKGVDEYSYDGRDFLSFDNSNSQWVAPTSAAVPTKQKWDRLSILNQYTKNYLESECVDWLSKFMKYGEKELEMFAKDSAPRVYSLAKKTTSPNKLLLTCFATGFYPKDILLNIKKDNITLTETDGVRTGDVLPNDDDTHQLRKSVEIPESDKAEYECEMETMPQTKVKVYWELL, encoded by the exons ATGCAACTGGCTGATCTAAGTTCAGTTTTTGTGGTCAAAGTCaaactttcatttaatttaaactcACGGGGGTGTTATGTTATGTGGAAGATATTGTTATTTGGCTTTTGTGTCTTTTCTGCGACAG CAATCCAGCAGATCCCAGAGCGCCATTCCCTCTACTATGTGTACACTGCACTGTCGAAACCCGTGGCTGCTCCTGGCATCTTTGAATTCGTGGCCATGGGCCTGCTGGATGACCGACAGATCGACTACTACAACAGCAGGGATCAGGTGAAGGTTCCTAAACAGGACTGGATGGAAGAAAGGAATACAAATGATTACTGGATTAAAGGGACTCAGTCACGGAGGAGTAAGGAGCAGTGGTTCAAAGTCAACATCAACATTCTGATGGGACGCATGATGCAAAATAATTCTG ATATTCACGTGCTGCAGTGGAGACATGGCTGTGAGATCGAGCCGCGGGCAGATGGGAAACCAAAATTCATGAAGGGTGTTGACGAGTACAGTTATGACGGCAGGGACTTCCTGTCGTTTGATAACTCCAACTCGCAGTGGGTCGCCCCAACAAGTGCAGCTGTACCCACTAAACAGAAGTGGGACAGGTTGTCCATCCTCAACCAGTACACCAAGAACTACCTGGAGAGCGAGTGTGTGGACTGGCTCAGCAAATTCATGAAGTACGGAGAAAAAGAACTTGAGATGTTTGCTAAAGATT CTGCTCCAAGAGTTTATTCATTGGCAAAGAAGACAACTTCGCCAAACAAGCTTCTCCTGACCTGCTTCGCCACAGGCTTCTATCCCAAAGATATTCTACTGAATATAAAGAAGGACAACATTACTCTGACTGAAACTGACGGTGTGCGGACTGGTGACGTTTTGCCCAACGATGATGACACCCACCAGCTGAGGAAAAGCGTGGAGATCCCCGAGTCTGACAAGGCAGAGTACGAATGTGAG ATGGAAACTATGCCACAGACCAAGGTCAAGGTATACTGGGAATTATTGTAG
- the LOC114770182 gene encoding class I histocompatibility antigen, F10 alpha chain-like isoform X1: MQLADLSSVFVVKVKLSFNLNSRGCYVMWKILLFGFCVFSATAIQQIPERHSLYYVYTALSKPVAAPGIFEFVAMGLLDDRQIDYYNSRDQVKVPKQDWMEERNTNDYWIKGTQSRRSKEQWFKVNINILMGRMMQNNSDIHVLQWRHGCEIEPRADGKPKFMKGVDEYSYDGRDFLSFDNSNSQWVAPTSAAVPTKQKWDRLSILNQYTKNYLESECVDWLSKFMKYGEKELEMFAKDSAPRVYSLAKKTTSPNKLLLTCFATGFYPKDILLNIKKDNITLTETDGVRTGDVLPNDDDTHQLRKSVEIPESDKAEYECEVIHRSLEKPVIVKWDGNYATDQGQGILGIIVVLIVIGLIVGIVIYKRRITSADIKGAATHREDATSFLVPGKSWLHFLQGPDPCL; the protein is encoded by the exons ATGCAACTGGCTGATCTAAGTTCAGTTTTTGTGGTCAAAGTCaaactttcatttaatttaaactcACGGGGGTGTTATGTTATGTGGAAGATATTGTTATTTGGCTTTTGTGTCTTTTCTGCGACAG CAATCCAGCAGATCCCAGAGCGCCATTCCCTCTACTATGTGTACACTGCACTGTCGAAACCCGTGGCTGCTCCTGGCATCTTTGAATTCGTGGCCATGGGCCTGCTGGATGACCGACAGATCGACTACTACAACAGCAGGGATCAGGTGAAGGTTCCTAAACAGGACTGGATGGAAGAAAGGAATACAAATGATTACTGGATTAAAGGGACTCAGTCACGGAGGAGTAAGGAGCAGTGGTTCAAAGTCAACATCAACATTCTGATGGGACGCATGATGCAAAATAATTCTG ATATTCACGTGCTGCAGTGGAGACATGGCTGTGAGATCGAGCCGCGGGCAGATGGGAAACCAAAATTCATGAAGGGTGTTGACGAGTACAGTTATGACGGCAGGGACTTCCTGTCGTTTGATAACTCCAACTCGCAGTGGGTCGCCCCAACAAGTGCAGCTGTACCCACTAAACAGAAGTGGGACAGGTTGTCCATCCTCAACCAGTACACCAAGAACTACCTGGAGAGCGAGTGTGTGGACTGGCTCAGCAAATTCATGAAGTACGGAGAAAAAGAACTTGAGATGTTTGCTAAAGATT CTGCTCCAAGAGTTTATTCATTGGCAAAGAAGACAACTTCGCCAAACAAGCTTCTCCTGACCTGCTTCGCCACAGGCTTCTATCCCAAAGATATTCTACTGAATATAAAGAAGGACAACATTACTCTGACTGAAACTGACGGTGTGCGGACTGGTGACGTTTTGCCCAACGATGATGACACCCACCAGCTGAGGAAAAGCGTGGAGATCCCCGAGTCTGACAAGGCAGAGTACGAATGTGAGGTGATCCACAGGAGCCTTGAGAAACCAGTAATTGTGAAATGGG ATGGAAACTATGCCACAGACCAAGGTCAAGGTATACTGGGAATTATTGTAGTTCTTATCGTCATAGGTCTCATCGTTGGGATTGTCATTTACAAGCGGAGAATTACAAGCGCTGATATCAAAGGAGCCGCGACTCACCGGGAGGACGCcaccagcttccttgtccctggcaaAAGTTGGCTTCATTttctgcagggtcccgacccctgcctctag
- the LOC114770182 gene encoding class I histocompatibility antigen, F10 alpha chain-like isoform X3 yields MQLADLSSVFVVKVKLSFNLNSRGCYVMWKILLFGFCVFSATAIQQIPERHSLYYVYTALSKPVAAPGIFEFVAMGLLDDRQIDYYNSRDQVKVPKQDWMEERNTNDYWIKGTQSRRSKEQWFKVNINILMGRMMQNNSDIHVLQWRHGCEIEPRADGKPKFMKGVDEYSYDGRDFLSFDNSNSQWVAPTSAAVPTKQKWDRLSILNQYTKNYLESECVDWLSKFMKYGEKELEMFAKDSAPRVYSLAKKTTSPNKLLLTCFATGFYPKDILLNIKKDNITLTETDGVRTGDVLPNDDDTHQLRKSVEIPESDKAEYECEVIHRSLEKPMETMPQTKVKVYWELL; encoded by the exons ATGCAACTGGCTGATCTAAGTTCAGTTTTTGTGGTCAAAGTCaaactttcatttaatttaaactcACGGGGGTGTTATGTTATGTGGAAGATATTGTTATTTGGCTTTTGTGTCTTTTCTGCGACAG CAATCCAGCAGATCCCAGAGCGCCATTCCCTCTACTATGTGTACACTGCACTGTCGAAACCCGTGGCTGCTCCTGGCATCTTTGAATTCGTGGCCATGGGCCTGCTGGATGACCGACAGATCGACTACTACAACAGCAGGGATCAGGTGAAGGTTCCTAAACAGGACTGGATGGAAGAAAGGAATACAAATGATTACTGGATTAAAGGGACTCAGTCACGGAGGAGTAAGGAGCAGTGGTTCAAAGTCAACATCAACATTCTGATGGGACGCATGATGCAAAATAATTCTG ATATTCACGTGCTGCAGTGGAGACATGGCTGTGAGATCGAGCCGCGGGCAGATGGGAAACCAAAATTCATGAAGGGTGTTGACGAGTACAGTTATGACGGCAGGGACTTCCTGTCGTTTGATAACTCCAACTCGCAGTGGGTCGCCCCAACAAGTGCAGCTGTACCCACTAAACAGAAGTGGGACAGGTTGTCCATCCTCAACCAGTACACCAAGAACTACCTGGAGAGCGAGTGTGTGGACTGGCTCAGCAAATTCATGAAGTACGGAGAAAAAGAACTTGAGATGTTTGCTAAAGATT CTGCTCCAAGAGTTTATTCATTGGCAAAGAAGACAACTTCGCCAAACAAGCTTCTCCTGACCTGCTTCGCCACAGGCTTCTATCCCAAAGATATTCTACTGAATATAAAGAAGGACAACATTACTCTGACTGAAACTGACGGTGTGCGGACTGGTGACGTTTTGCCCAACGATGATGACACCCACCAGCTGAGGAAAAGCGTGGAGATCCCCGAGTCTGACAAGGCAGAGTACGAATGTGAGGTGATCCACAGGAGCCTTGAGAAACCA ATGGAAACTATGCCACAGACCAAGGTCAAGGTATACTGGGAATTATTGTAG
- the LOC114770015 gene encoding gap junction alpha-9 protein-like, with protein MGDWNFLGGILEEVHIHSTMVGKIWLTILFIFRMLVLGVAAEDVWNDEQSDFVCNTEQPGCRNVCYDRAFPVSLVRYWVLQVIFVSSPSLVYMGHAIYQLRALEKERHCKRVALRCQLEAVDTELAEVRRRMERELRQLEQGKLNKAPLRGSLLRTYVAHVLARSLVEVGFMIGQYLLYGGDLAALFECEQEPCPNAVHCFVSRPTEKSVFMAFMQAIAAVSLVLSLLELLHLAYRKMQKGLLDYYPRLKSELDLYHVTKSKKNSMVHTVYLGATGGKPSIPTATHGYTLLLEKQGNGPTHPVLNATSSFIPVRTDPSREDAPESHRDSRNVAPSSDEHNSDNASKKTRSPLVDKKPKCVGLGRHALPVADSDLCPSVTVSAARKAGKVNAPWNCSTVMEDNASDSEGSGGLEPEMKTRSNISVSLGTAFYRADLRRPSRPQTPESSSETNSSLRHGHDCHNTSPTHRMSPARNTRSRRAPTDLQI; from the coding sequence ATGGGGGACTGGAACTTCCTGGGTGGAATTCTGGAGGAGGTGCACATTCACTCCACCATGGTGGGGAAAATCTGGCTGACCATCCTGTTCATCTTCCGCATGCTGGTGCTCGGGGTGGCCGCGGAGGACGTGTGGAATGACGAGCAGTCCGACTTCGTCTGCAACACCGAGCAGCCCGGGTGCCGCAACGTGTGCTACGATCGCGCCTTCCCCGTATCGCTCGTCCGCTACTGGGTGCTGCAGGTCATCTTCGTGTCCTCGCCGTCGCTGGTCTACATGGGCCACGCCATCTACCAGCTGCGGGCGCTGGAGAAAGAGCGCCACTGCAAGAGGGTGGCGCTGCGGTGCCAGCTGGAGGCGGTGGACACGGAGCTTGCGGAGGTCCGGAGGCGCATGGAGAGGGAGCTTCGGCAGCTGGAGCAGGGCAAGCTCAACAAGGCTCCTCTGCGGGGCTCCCTGCTCCGCACCTACGTGGCGCACGTCCTCGCGCGCTCCCTGGTCGAGGTTGGCTTCATGATTGGCCAGTATCTGCTCTACGGCGGCGATCTGGCCGCCCTCTTCGAGTGCGAGCAGGAGCCGTGCCCCAACGCGGTGCACTGCTTCGTGTCGCGGCCCACGGAGAAGAGCGTGTTCATGGCGTTCATGCAGGCCATCGCCGCGGTGTCGCTCGTGCTCAGCTTGCTGGAGCTCCTGCACCTGGCCTACAGAAAAATGCAAAAGGGCCTCCTGGACTACTACCCCCGCCTCAAAAGCGAGCTGGACCTCTACCACGTCACCAAGTCCAAAAAGAACTCGATGGTTCACACGGTGTACCTGGGAGCCACTGGCGGCAAGCCCTCCATCCCCACGGCAACCCACGGCTACACCCTTCTTCTGGAAAAGCAGGGCAATGGCCCTACTCATCCTGTCCTCAATGCCACCTCTTCCTTCATCCCTGTCAGGACTGATCCGAGCAGGGAGGACGCTCCGGAGAGTCACAGGGACAGCAGGAATGTTGCTCCAAGTTCAGATGAACACAACAGTGACAACGCGAGTAAGAAGACACGCTCTCCTCTTGTCGATAAGAAGCCGAAATGTGTGGGTTTGGGGCGGCACGCCCTTCCGGTGGCAGATTCAGACTTGTGTCCCTCAGTCACGGTCAGTGCCGCGAGGAAGGCAGGCAAGGTTAACGCTCCTTGGAATTGTTCCACGGTCATGGAGGACAACGCCTCCGACAGTGAAGGCTCAGGTGGCCTGGAACCAGAAATGAAAACTCGCTCCAACATTTCCGTCAGCCTAGGCACGGCCTTCTATAGGGCAGACCTCAGGAGACCAAGCAGGCCTCAGACACCAGAGTCATCATCAGAGACGAACTCATCATTGCGGCACGGCCACGACTGTCACAACACGTCTCCGACCCACAGAATGTCTCCGGCGAGAAATACCCGCAGCAGACGAGCCCCCACCGACCTACAAATCTAA
- the LOC114770182 gene encoding class I histocompatibility antigen, F10 alpha chain-like isoform X2 yields the protein MQLADLSSVFVVKVKLSFNLNSRGCYVMWKILLFGFCVFSATAIQQIPERHSLYYVYTALSKPVAAPGIFEFVAMGLLDDRQIDYYNSRDQVKVPKQDWMEERNTNDYWIKGTQSRRSKEQWFKVNINILMGRMMQNNSDIHVLQWRHGCEIEPRADGKPKFMKGVDEYSYDGRDFLSFDNSNSQWVAPTSAAVPTKQKWDRLSILNQYTKNYLESECVDWLSKFMKYGEKELEMFAKDSAPRVYSLAKKTTSPNKLLLTCFATGFYPKDILLNIKKDNITLTETDGVRTGDVLPNDDDTHQLRKSVEIPESDKAEYEYGNYATDQGQGILGIIVVLIVIGLIVGIVIYKRRITSADIKGAATHREDATSFLVPGKSWLHFLQGPDPCL from the exons ATGCAACTGGCTGATCTAAGTTCAGTTTTTGTGGTCAAAGTCaaactttcatttaatttaaactcACGGGGGTGTTATGTTATGTGGAAGATATTGTTATTTGGCTTTTGTGTCTTTTCTGCGACAG CAATCCAGCAGATCCCAGAGCGCCATTCCCTCTACTATGTGTACACTGCACTGTCGAAACCCGTGGCTGCTCCTGGCATCTTTGAATTCGTGGCCATGGGCCTGCTGGATGACCGACAGATCGACTACTACAACAGCAGGGATCAGGTGAAGGTTCCTAAACAGGACTGGATGGAAGAAAGGAATACAAATGATTACTGGATTAAAGGGACTCAGTCACGGAGGAGTAAGGAGCAGTGGTTCAAAGTCAACATCAACATTCTGATGGGACGCATGATGCAAAATAATTCTG ATATTCACGTGCTGCAGTGGAGACATGGCTGTGAGATCGAGCCGCGGGCAGATGGGAAACCAAAATTCATGAAGGGTGTTGACGAGTACAGTTATGACGGCAGGGACTTCCTGTCGTTTGATAACTCCAACTCGCAGTGGGTCGCCCCAACAAGTGCAGCTGTACCCACTAAACAGAAGTGGGACAGGTTGTCCATCCTCAACCAGTACACCAAGAACTACCTGGAGAGCGAGTGTGTGGACTGGCTCAGCAAATTCATGAAGTACGGAGAAAAAGAACTTGAGATGTTTGCTAAAGATT CTGCTCCAAGAGTTTATTCATTGGCAAAGAAGACAACTTCGCCAAACAAGCTTCTCCTGACCTGCTTCGCCACAGGCTTCTATCCCAAAGATATTCTACTGAATATAAAGAAGGACAACATTACTCTGACTGAAACTGACGGTGTGCGGACTGGTGACGTTTTGCCCAACGATGATGACACCCACCAGCTGAGGAAAAGCGTGGAGATCCCCGAGTCTGACAAGGCAGAGTACGAAT ATGGAAACTATGCCACAGACCAAGGTCAAGGTATACTGGGAATTATTGTAGTTCTTATCGTCATAGGTCTCATCGTTGGGATTGTCATTTACAAGCGGAGAATTACAAGCGCTGATATCAAAGGAGCCGCGACTCACCGGGAGGACGCcaccagcttccttgtccctggcaaAAGTTGGCTTCATTttctgcagggtcccgacccctgcctctag